The Methanophagales archaeon genome segment GTAAACCCTGCCCGCCCACAATCATCGGTATTGGCATAGGTGGCTCGGCAGATATGGCGATGTGGCTCGCAAAGGCTGCGTTACTACGCCCTGTTGGCTCCCGACACCATGATGCAGAGATTGCGCGAATAGAGCGTGAGCTGTTGGATGCCGTGAATAGCCTGGGTGTGGGTCCTATGGGGCTGGGCGGTAAAACTACAGCGCTTGACCTCCACATAAAAACCGCTGATACTCATATCACAAGTCTCCCGGTTGCGATTAACTTCCAGTGCTGGTCTGCCCGTAAAGCGTCTGCGAGGATATATCCTGACGGTACGGTAGAGTATCTATAATCTATAACAGCAACAGATAATCTAATATTACCATGAGTATGAGAATAAGTGTTGCCGTGGCAGGAGCAAGAGGGCGAATGGGCTCTCAGATGGTGAAGAGTATCGTGGCTAACCCGGCTATGGAGTTAGTAGCAGGCTTCGACCACGCGGGTATTGGCACTCAGCTTGCACCAGGGGTGGAGATATCGAGCCCGACAGAGATGGATGAGGTACTGAAAGAAGTAAAGCCTCTTGTCCTCGTTGATTTCACGAACGCCGATGCTGCGGTAGAGAACGTAAAAGTCGCTGCTCGTAATAGAGTCAAGCTGGTTATTGGCACTACAGGCTTCTCTGATGCTCAGTTTGACGAGATTGAAGCAGCTATAAAGGATACCGTACCTGCCATTATCTCACCTAACTTCTCCATCGGAGTGAATATCTTCTGGCGGCTGGTTGGTGAGGCAGCGAAGCTTCTTCAACCCTATCACTACCATGCGGAAGTCATAGAGATGCATCACGCGCATAAGAAGGATGCACCAAGTGGCACAGCGAAGAAAGCAGCGGAGATCATCGCTCGTTATATGGGCATGGACACAGGCACAGGCGAAGAACACTTCGTTTATGGCAGGCAGGGCATGACCGGTGAGAGAACTGAGGAGGAGATTGGTATACATGCGGTTCGTGCAGGCGACATCGTTGGTGACCATACAGTATTGTTTGCAGGCATAGGGGAACGGTTAGAGCTGACACACAGGGCTAACAGCCGTGAAGCCTTCGCTCAGGGCGCATTAAAAGCCATCGAATGGATAAGCACGAAAGAGGAGTGCGGACTATATACAATGGGGGACATGATGCGTGAACTGGTATGGAAGAGCAAGAACTGATTGATAAGATAGTAAAAGGGGAATTGAAGTTCCATGAGCTGGATAAGTATGTTGAGCGTAGCATGGCGGTGGAATTGAGGCGACATGCTCTTGAAATCCTCACCGGTGAGAAGTTAATCAATATAAGTAAGTTCTCACTTGACATTGAGAGAGCGGAGAAGGCGAACATAGAGAATCTCATTGGCGTTGCACAGGTACCCATGGGTGTTGCTGGTCCCCTTCAGGTCAGAGGGGACTATGCCAGTGGCTCTTACTATATCCCGCTCGCAACGACCGAAGGAGCTCTTGTCGCATCTGTCAACAGGGGTTGTTCCGCAATAAACAGGTCAGGTGGCGCCCTCTCTTTCATCTTGCATGACGGTATGGCACGTGCTCCGGTATTAAAGGCACGAAATATCGCTCATGCACGTGATGCTCTTGAATTTATAAACCATAACCGTGCGAGGGTGAAGGAGATAGCAGAATCAACTTCACGATTCTTAACCCTGGCTGATATTCAGAGCTGGCTCATCGGTCGTAACCTGTTCATGCGGTTCGTTTATAAAACCGGTGATGCTATGGGCATGAATATGGCTACAATCGCTACTGATGCGGTTATCAAGTTTTTAGAGTCCGAATTGGGACTGGAGCATGTATCGCTCAGCGGTAATGTGTGCGTGGATAAGAAACCTTCGGCATTGAACCTGCTCATGGGCAGGGGTAAGACGGTAATTTCAGAAGCACTACTGAGCCGTGAAGCGGTAACAGAGGTATTGAAGACCACACCAGAGGCGATGGTTGAACTGGTATATCGAAAGTGCTGGATAGGGAGTGCCTTAGCTGCCTCTTACGGGTTCAATGCGCAGTTTGCCAACGTCATCGCCGCGCTATTCATCGCCACAGGTCAGGATGCTGCTCATGTGGTTGAGGGTTCACAGGGCTTCACCACCACCGAACTCACCACTGAGGGAGACCTTCTATGCTCTGTTACTATACCTTCGTTACAGGTGGGCACGGTGGGCGGTGGGACTGCTCTGGGCACGCAAAAGGAAGCACTGGCTATGCTTGGTGTACAAGGTTCGGGCAACCCGCCGGGCGCAAATGCGGCGAAGTTCGCAGAGATCACCGCTGCTGCGGTGCTTGCCGGAGAGATATCTCTTATAGGCGCTCTGAGTGCGAGACATCTCGCAGAGGCGCATCAACGATTGAACAGATAAATAAAACAGACAGAAGCAATAATGGGATGATGATGGGGATGAGTAGGAGATGAAAGAGGAGAGATATGATGTGGTTGTTGTGGGTGCAGGGCCTGCAGGCAGTGTAACAGCGAGAACCGTAGCCAGTCAGGGATTGGAAGTCCTTCTAATCGACCGAAAACAGGAAATTGGTGTGCCTGTGTGTTGTGCCGAAGGTGTTAGTAACGCTGTGGAGCGGTACATTCAGCCAGACAGGAGATGGATTTGTGCTGAAGTTAAAGGCGCCAACATATACAGCCCGGACGGCACGAAGGTCACCCTCTCGGGTTCTAAGATGGAAGAAGTAGGCTATGTGCTTGACCGTAAGGAGTTTGACAAAGCCCTTGCAACCGAAGCAGCCAGTGCAGGTGCTGAGGTACGGGTCAAGACAGAAGCTTATGGCATCATCATGGATGGCAATCATAAAAAAGGCGTATATGTACGCGACATGGATGGAAATACGCGCATCTATGCTGACATCATCGTCGGTGCCGACGGCGTGGAATCAAAGATAGGCAGATGGGCAGGCATTAATACACATTTGAAGCCCTCTGAGTTATGTATCTGTGCCGAATACCTTATGTGCGATATAGAAATAGAAGAGGAGTTCTCTGAATTCTTTCTTGGTGAGAAAGTTGCACCGAGGGGTTATGCCTGGGTATTCCCGAAAGGAGAAAATTGTGCCAATGTGGGTCTTGGAATAGGTGGTGATGTATCAAAGGATAAGCACCGAGCAATAGATTACCTCAGGGCTTTTGTGCATGATAAGTTCCCCGCCGGCGAAGTAATGGCTGAGATTTATGGCGCCGTACCGCTAAGTGGACCGCTCCGTAAGAGTGTCTCAGATGGGCTCGTTCTGGTCGGTGATGCTGCAAGGCATGTTAACCCCCTCACCGGAGGCGGTATCCTGTATGCACTGCAGGCAGCGGAGATAGCGGGCGATGTGATAGCGAAGGCGATACATGAAGGTGATACCTCTGAGGATAGACTCAAGGAATACGATAACAGATGCAGGAGCGAATTCGGAAAACGGCTGGAGACAGCACTAAAAGCAAAAGAGTTCTTCTTCCGGCTATCCGATGATGACCTCAATACACTCGCCCATTCTCTACAGGGCATAAATCTGAAGGAATTATCTACCAGAGCTCTGCTGCTCGAACTAATAAAGCGCAATCCCAAGCGATTGATTGAATTGACTAAGCTAATTTTATAGATATATATCAAGATTATTCATTCTTCATTCTTCATTCGCCGAAATAATCGTGAAAAGAGGGATGGAGATAAAGATAGAAGAGAGATGGCTGAGAGATGCGTTTAGAGCATCCGCAGATGATTTCTTACAACTTATCGAAGCATCAAAGCAGATATTAAAGCATGAGAAGGAATTGAGAGCTGCAAGTGGCATGGTTCGCATCTCACCACAGACTGTGAACCGCAT includes the following:
- a CDS encoding 4-hydroxy-tetrahydrodipicolinate reductase produces the protein MSMRISVAVAGARGRMGSQMVKSIVANPAMELVAGFDHAGIGTQLAPGVEISSPTEMDEVLKEVKPLVLVDFTNADAAVENVKVAARNRVKLVIGTTGFSDAQFDEIEAAIKDTVPAIISPNFSIGVNIFWRLVGEAAKLLQPYHYHAEVIEMHHAHKKDAPSGTAKKAAEIIARYMGMDTGTGEEHFVYGRQGMTGERTEEEIGIHAVRAGDIVGDHTVLFAGIGERLELTHRANSREAFAQGALKAIEWISTKEECGLYTMGDMMRELVWKSKN
- the hmgA gene encoding hydroxymethylglutaryl-CoA reductase (NADPH) encodes the protein MEEQELIDKIVKGELKFHELDKYVERSMAVELRRHALEILTGEKLINISKFSLDIERAEKANIENLIGVAQVPMGVAGPLQVRGDYASGSYYIPLATTEGALVASVNRGCSAINRSGGALSFILHDGMARAPVLKARNIAHARDALEFINHNRARVKEIAESTSRFLTLADIQSWLIGRNLFMRFVYKTGDAMGMNMATIATDAVIKFLESELGLEHVSLSGNVCVDKKPSALNLLMGRGKTVISEALLSREAVTEVLKTTPEAMVELVYRKCWIGSALAASYGFNAQFANVIAALFIATGQDAAHVVEGSQGFTTTELTTEGDLLCSVTIPSLQVGTVGGGTALGTQKEALAMLGVQGSGNPPGANAAKFAEITAAAVLAGEISLIGALSARHLAEAHQRLNR
- a CDS encoding NAD(P)/FAD-dependent oxidoreductase → MKEERYDVVVVGAGPAGSVTARTVASQGLEVLLIDRKQEIGVPVCCAEGVSNAVERYIQPDRRWICAEVKGANIYSPDGTKVTLSGSKMEEVGYVLDRKEFDKALATEAASAGAEVRVKTEAYGIIMDGNHKKGVYVRDMDGNTRIYADIIVGADGVESKIGRWAGINTHLKPSELCICAEYLMCDIEIEEEFSEFFLGEKVAPRGYAWVFPKGENCANVGLGIGGDVSKDKHRAIDYLRAFVHDKFPAGEVMAEIYGAVPLSGPLRKSVSDGLVLVGDAARHVNPLTGGGILYALQAAEIAGDVIAKAIHEGDTSEDRLKEYDNRCRSEFGKRLETALKAKEFFFRLSDDDLNTLAHSLQGINLKELSTRALLLELIKRNPKRLIELTKLIL